TAAGACTGCTATTCAGTTAAAATTTAATtacatattttataattaatttatatatgcaACCTAAGAATCAAAAACCCTATATttcaacataaaaaaataattctaaatactgtttcaaataaaataaaagaatcaaagtCAATTTACCCATAAAAAAACTCTACGTCTTGTTTTATTTCGTATatccaaaatgaaaaaaatgtgactataaaatttatattaatgaaTGTCACATATTCACTTATTCAGACATACATACCTTTGAAGCAGACTTAAATTGACCATCAAATTTAAcataataactattatttaaGCATATACACAGTTCACACATACTGTACCCactataaccaaaataaaatattcaCACTTATCAACCCACGTTGTTATAATTGATAAACTATACTCTAAACTCAAACTTATATACAGAGATCCATGAAAAAAATTCATAAACCCTCAACCAACTTTGATTATAATGCTACCACCCACCTTCATCATGATTCTCTTCATAATTCTCTTTGTACTTTCAACACTTTCATTGCCACAATCTATAGCTGAAGCCACTGAAACTGAATCACAGGCTTTGTTAAAATGGAAACATACCTTTGATAACCAAACCCAAACTCTCTTATCAACTTGGAAAAACACCACTAATCCATGCACATGGAGAGGAATCCAATGTCACAAATCCAATTCAGTTTCAACCATAAACCTTGAAAATTTTGGACTTAAAGGTACACTTCACTCACTCACTTTTTCCTCACTCCCTAATCTCACAATCTTGAACATATATGGTAACCAATTTTATGGAACCATTCCTCCACAGATTGGAAACATGTCAAAAATAATCACATTGAATTTTTCTCAAAATTCTATTGATGGTTCCATTCCTCAAGAACTTTTCACTTTGAAAAGTTTACAAAATGTTGATTTCTCATTTTGTAAACTAAGTGGAGGAATTTCTAGCTCTATAGCAAATTTAACCAATTTATTGTACCTAGATTTAGGTCACAATGATTTTTCTGGTGGATTTATTCCTCCTGAGATTGGAAAATTGAACAAATTATGGTTTCTATCAATTCCAGAAAGTAAACTAATTGGTTCAATTCCACAACAAATAGGGCTTTTGACAAACCTTACTTATATTGATTTGTCATTGAATTCTCTATCTGGTGTTATTCCTGAAACCATAGGTAATCTGAGTAAATTGAATATACTTGTACTTTCAAATAACACCAAGTTGTCTGGTCCAATTCCACAATCCTTGTGGAACTTGTCTAGTTTGAATGTGATTTACTTTGATAAAATGAATCTTTCTGGTTCAATCTCTGATTCTATACAAAACTTGGTTAATTTGAATCAACTTGCACTTGATCTCAATCGCCTTTCGGGATCCATTCCTTCCACAATTGGAAAGTTGAAAAATCTTGTTACTTTGTATTTGTCGACTAATCATCTCACTGGATCGATTCCTGAGTCGATAGGGAATTTGATCAATTTGCAAATTCTTAGTCTCCAAGAAAACAATCTGACTGGAACAATTCCAGAGTcgattggaaatttgaagtggCTCACTACTTTTGAAGTAGCTACTAATAAACTTCATGGTAGAATTCCAGATGGACTTTATAACATTACCAATTGGTATTCCTTTGTTGTGTCTGGGAATGCTTTTGTTGGTCATTTGCCGTCTCGAATATGCTCTGGTGGAAAATTAAGGTACTTAAATGCGGATTCCAACCGTTTCACCGGTCCTGTGCCAACAAGTTTGAAAAACTGTTCTAGTATTGAAAGAATCACAATCCAGATGAACCAAATAGAAGGAGATATATCACAAGATTTTGGTGTATATCCGAAATTGCGATATCTTGATTTGAGTGACAATAAATTTCATGGACACATTTCAACAAACTGGGAAAAGAGTCTTGATCTTGATACTTTCCAGGTATCTAACAATAATATTTCTGGTGTTATACCATTAGAACTTATTGGTTTAACCAAGCTCGGTAGGCTTCATCTTTCTTCAAATCAACTGACTGGGAAACTTCCAAAGGAATTAGGAAACAGGAAATCATTGGTTGAACTAAAGCTTAGTAACAATCATTTCACAGATAAGATTCCAACAGAAATTGGATCGCTGCAAAGTCTCGAAGAGTTGGATCTCGGCGGAAATGAGTTGAGTGGCACAATACCGGAAGAAGTTGCGAGGCTGTCCAGCTTACGGACGTTGAATTTGAGTAGAAACAAACTTGAAGGAAGTATTCCAGATCAGTTTGGTTCATCTCTTGGGTCTCTTGATCTTAGTGGCAATTTTTTTAGtggaaaaataccaacagctctTGGAGGTTTGGTGCAGTTGTCAATGTTGAATCTCTCACATAATATGCTTTCAGGAACCATTCCTCAAAGTTTTGAAAGGAGTTTGGATTTTGTTAACATATCAGACAACCAGTTAGAAGGCCCTCTTCCGAAAATTCCAGCTTTTCTTAGTGCTTCATTTGaatcattaaaaaataacaaaGACTTATGTGGAAATATCACAGGATTGGATCCTTGTCCAACAAGCCGTAGTCGAAAGAGCAAACATGTCCTTCGGTCAGTATTGATTGCTCTAGGAGCTCTAATATTAGTGGTGTGCAGTGTCGGAATTTCAATGTATATTTTGTTTCGAAGGAAACCagcaaaggaagaaagccaaactcCAGAAGAAACACAAAGGGGAGTATTATTTTCAATTTGGAGTCATGATGGAAAAATGATGTTTGAAAATATCATTGACGCAACTGAGAATTTTGATGACAAACATCTCATTGGTGTTGGGAGTCAAGGAAATGTTTACAAGGCAGAGTTGTCTTcagatttggttgttgctgtgAAGAAGCTTCATTCAGTAACAGATGAAACAAAGTCGTATTTCAGTTCAAAGTCTTTTATGAGTGAGATTGAAACCTTGACAGGAATCAAACACCGAAACATCATAAAGCTTCATGGATTTTGCTCACATTCTAAGTTCTCGTTTTTGGTTTACAAGTTCATGGAAGGGGGAAGCTTAGATCAAATGCTAAACAATGATACACAAGCCACTGCATTTGATTGGGAAAAGAGGGTGAATTTTGTTAAAGGTGTCGCCAATGCTTTGTCCTACTTGCATCATGATTGCTTGCCTCCGATTATTCATCGCGACATATCAAGCAAGAATGTTCTTCTTAATCTTGACTATGAAGCTCATGTTTCCGACTTCGGGACGGCTAAGTTTCTAAAGCCTGGTTTACCTAGTTATACCCATTTTGCAGGCACTTTTGGGTATGCAGCTCCAGGTTAGAACATTTTTCCTCttgttttgattttatattttcatatcattttcatataatatataaactcatAAGTTAATTTGTTTGTTTGCAGAGTTGGCACAAACAATGGAAGTGAATGAGAAATGTGATGTATATAGCTTTGGAGTTCTTGCATTGGAAATCATAATGGGAAAACATCCAGGAGAtctcatttcattatttttgtcACCATCTACAAGATCAATAGCTAATAATATGTTGTTGATAGATGTTTTAGATCAAAGACCTGAACAAATTAAGAAACCAATTGATGAAGAAGTGATCTTGATTGCAAAGTTAGCATTGGCTGGCTTGAGTCAAAATCCACGTTCTAGACCAACCATGGATCAAGTATCTAAGATGCTTGCAATAGGAAAAACACCTTTGGGGAACCAACTTCACATGATTAGACTAGGACAACTACAATCACTCTGAGAAATAACCTATTTCTTTTATCTATTTTGTATCTTTAGTAACATCCTTGTCCTTTTCTCATTTCTTCTGTTGTAAGCTTTGTATATAAAACGAATAAATAGTAATTTCGATTATAATCTATCATTTTGTTATCAATTTAGTCACTAAATTATTAAAATCACTTAATAGCGAGTGTCAGATATCGACCTGCACATTTCAGTCCATTGAATAATATCTAAATAATCTATAGAGATCTCGGTAAAGTTCTTAAAGATTGGAGAATAGACTTCATTTTATAAAACATTAGTTTGGAACTAAATTTTATGATAGGTCAGTCATTTCGATAGTCCTCATAATCCTAAAGCACTAGGAAACTACTTGCACATAGTAATGATAAACGCATACATTATAGCCATAAGCAATAAAATAGGTAAAACAAAGagataataaaacaataaaatcatGGATTAACGAATTGGAAATTACATAGACGAATTTCATCATTTGTATTAGAATCTTTGTCCTCAAAATCtttaagcttttctccaaaaccTAAAAGTGTTATTTCTAGATTTGCAAAACTTTCGTACAACTTTGACTTTTCTAAGTCAAGCTTATCATCGAATCTAACATGAATTGACTCTTCCACAATACGTATTtctgtattgtatactctataaccCTTAGAGCGTTCTAACTATCTCAACCATAGTCACACGATTCGCAATTCGCTTCAGTTTGTGGTACGAATTCGGATACGCGGTTCCAGGGACGGATCTAGGATTTTTAATTAGTGGggtcaaaattatttattttaaatatttatataaaggtATATGAATAAAGTGGTATAGTAATCACATCGTTATCGATTATATGTGAGGTATAATTCAATTGACAAATATTATTAATGCTATCTTGACATTTTATGAGTTTAAATTTGAGAATTTTTAATTGTATACATGAAATTCCGATGATTATTATCATTTTATCATAGATCTcaaaaaaaataacattattataaatagaaaaataaaattgaagactacaaattaaaattattgaATTTCCAAAACTTGAAGACTTTTTTTTTATAGTAATACAAATAATTGTGAGATCTCAAGTATGAATTCATATCTAAATTTTATTTGCCTAAGTTTTAAGGATAAAATCTAAGACACTTTTAACATCTAAAGAATATTTTTAACATctaagaaatatataaatatatatatatatatatatatatatatatatatatatatatatatatatatatatatatatatatatatatatatatatatatatatatatatatatatatatatatatatatatatatatatatatatatatatatatatatatatatatatatatatatatatatgggtgaaCGCTATTTTATGGGTGAAcgctatttttttcttaaaattcatggttatgaaaaaaaattcacaGGCATGTAAATATTactaattttaaaattgaatacaCGAATTAATAAACTATATATTTTTCAACTCCAACTAATTTTTCTAAAAGTATTAACAATTTcatctaaattattttttttttctaaaatggaACAAGCTTAAGAGACTCAGGTATGACCTTAAAGCTTTGCATTCTCCAGTAAATGATATTAGAATAAACTTGGTTAAAAGTAGGACTGATCTTCAAGCTGCTCAGAACTTGCTTATGCAAAACAGAATGGACACTCATGTTATTAATAGGGTGAAGGATCTCACTGAGGAGGTTGTAAAATGGAACCACATGGAGGAGAAAATTCTAATGCAGAGATCAAAAATAGATTGGTTAAAGATGGGTGATGAGAATAATGCCTTCTTTTATGCCTATCTCAAATCCAAATAGAAAACAAAGAGTATCATAATGCTGAGGAAACTGATGGTACTGTTATTACtaagaaaaaatatattgaaCAGGAAATCCTTGAATTCTATGGCAGCCTTATGGGAGCTGACAGCCCGAATATTTCCCAAATTGATGTAGAAGCCATGAGAAAAGGGAAGCAAGTTAGCTGGGAGCAGAGATCATTTCTTCAAAGTAATATCACTCTGAATGAAATTGAGAAAGCTTTAAAAGGTTTAGGAGATCTTAAGAGCCCAGGTGTGGATGGATATGGAGCTAAATTTTTCAAATCTAGCTGGCATATCATTAAAGAAGATGTGATTGCAGCCATTCATGAAATTTTCAACCACGGAAAGATACATAGTAATTTCAATAAAACAGTGGTGACATTAATTCCTAAAATCTCTAATGCTAGCAGTGTCAAAGACTTTAGATCTATAGCTGGGTGCACAACATTCTATAAGATCATAGCAAGGATTCTCATTGACAGATTGGGGAAGATTCTGCCCAGTATAGTAAATCAAAGCCAGACAGCTTTTTATTCCTGGCCAGCATATGCAAAATCATATCATGCTAGCCTATGAACTCATTAAAGGTTATGGGAGAAAATCAGGGACTCCAAGATGCATGATACAACTAGACCTCCAAAAAGCATATGACATGGTGAATTGGAATGTCCTTCGGAGCATCATGATGGAGATTGGTTTGCCTAGCAGATTCATCCATTGGGTTATGGCCACAGTCACCTCTGTTTCATATGTCTTCAATGTGAATGGAGGTTCACTCATACTATGCAAGCTTGTAGAGGTATCAGGCAAGGGGACCCTATTTCCcactttctttttgttttaatgaTGGAGTATTTGAGTAGATTGCTAGCCAAAATGCAAGTGAATCAGAATTTCAAATTTCATGCAAAATGTGAGAAGTTGGGATTATCCAATCTCACTTTTGCAGATGACATTCTTCTGTTCTGCAGGGGGGAGGTTAATTCAATTAGTATGATTCTCACCACTGTTGAGTCTTTTTCTATGTCCACAGGTTTGGTTATGAATCCTCAGAAGTGTAAATTCTATTGTGGAGGAGTTAATGACACAACCAAAGCTGCCATGAAAGATATCATGGGATTTGAAGAGGGCCAATTACTAGTTAAATACCTTGGTGTACCTTTAACTAGTAAAAGACTAAATATCACCCACTACCTTCCCCTCATTGAAAAAATTGTTGGTAGAATAAATCACTGGACATCAAAGCTCTTAAGTTATGCAGGCAGAATCCAGCTTATACAGAGTGTGGCATTTGCTATAACACAGTTTTGGCTCCAATGCTTTCCTATACCTAAGTTTGTTCTAACCAAAATTGATTCAATTTGTAGAACTTTTCTCTAGACAGGCAAGCATGATAAGAGTAGGAAGAGCCCTATAGCTTGGGGAAAAATCTGTAGGCCCAAATGTAAAGGTGTTCTTAATGTGATAAATCTCAATGTTTGGAATCAAGTCACCTTGCTCAAATGTCTATGGAATATCCATAGGAAAGCAGATAATCTATGGGTTCTATGGGTTCATTTGTATTATCTGAAGGGAGAACAGATTGCAGATGTTTTGGATGGAAATAACTGGACATGGATGTTCAAAGCTATCATGAGACAGCGGGAGAATCTTCCTATAATTCAACAGCTATGGGACAAGATGACTGCTAGCCAGAAGTTCTCTATGAAACAGATTTATGAAGCTCTAGCTGATGACCAGAATCGGGTGCCCTGGAGATTTTTGATGCAACATAATCCTGCTAGACCCCGTGCTATATTTACCATGTGGATGCTTTGCCATGAAAAGCTTCCCACCAAAGATAGACTCAACAGGTTTGGTTGGATACAAGATATACAGTGCAACCTTTGTAAAAATGAGCCTGAAACACTACAACACATATTTTTTACCTGCAGAATCACCAAAGAAATTTGGAGGTATATTCTAAACTGGATAGAGGTAATTCATACACCTCAAGAGTGGAGATTAGAGTTAAACTGGATTATGGATGCTACAAACAGAAAATGTTGGAGGGCTAGATTGATAAAGCTCGCGTTCACAGAGACAATTTATGGTATATGGCAATACCATAATGCGACCATTTTCAACAACCCTACTAGTCTTTTAGCAACAGATATGATAATGGAAAGTATAATCTATAGAGGCTGGAAAGATAGGCAACTTAGAACTCACATTGCTAGGCTAATGGGATAAGGGATAGTTTTGCCTTTTTGTTTAGTGTATTTTGTCAGTTTTGATTCTGCTGGATCGTTGATGATCGCATGTACTTCAtgatttttgaattaataaaattctgttagttcaaaaaaaaatgatataatttTCGAGTTGATTGTAGAGccaaataaatcaaaaaaattgaatagataaaatcgaattaattaattaaatttttatcgtTATTAAATCACTCTATccatgatatttaaaaaaaaaaaaaaaaagagaagggggtagaatatttttttacttttttatttgagAGATAGTGTGTGAAGAAATTTCGTTTTATTTTCTTTGAAGCACTGAAAATTTAATCAGGACAagttaattattttcttaacaTATATGTAACATGTCAATATTTATTAGTTAAAAACCAATTTGTTAAAAATGTAATATTAGTTGTTAtaaatttaattagttaaaaacATTACTAATGGCATGTGTGGGGACAAATCAACCCTTTGAAGTGGGGGCAAATCACAAAAACATTCATTTATTAGTTAAAAACTAATTGAAGCAGTGGGGTCAACTACACCCGGCCATTTACCATAGAGTAGATCCGTCCCTGCGCGGTTCGCCACCATAAAAGAATTCGGTACATGGGGGTATGTGTAGTTGATACGTTCTTTGAATTCGTGATACGTTGTTTGAATTCGTGATACGTTGAAATGTAATAATCCATAtatcataattaaaaaattattagtataaaacaataaaagagaaaaaactaAATGTAAGCTTATAAATATTGAAAGCATGTAGAGTAAATGTAGCTTATAAAAGTCCCACATCGGATATATTGATAGCATAGAGAGTACAAGTAGCTTATAAATAAAGGACTGCAAACTCGCaatcaagcaaagcaaacaacaaTCCTTAGTTGTTATAGGTCCTGGGAAGTGTGGGGCCAAACATAAATAgtcattaattaataatataatattaatggcATTTCAGTGCATGCTTTGATAGCATCAAATTAGTCTAAATTTTTGACCCTGAGAAGTGTGGTTCATTGGTACGTTAGTTTTCCTAAATTCTGGGAGAATTGTCATGTACCGGTCGCGAATCGGTATTCATGAACAAATACGCAGTTCGGTATGGGGACTAGCGAATTATGTAACTATGATCTCAACATAATACATTAATGTGCTTTATAATCAAATTTGTTCAAATACTCTTTGGTGTTCAAAATAAATCAAGAACATTCAAAAGGATGAGTCTTCTCCATAATAGGTCTAATAGatattctattatgaatataacttGTTGTATTCATAGCTTCTGTCCATAAATGTTTAACCACATtagtttcgttgatcatggttctggtcaTTTCTGCAATGTCCTATTCTTCCTTTCTACAACTCAATTTTgccgtggagttctaggacaagagaaatcatgggataTACCATTAGAATCAAACAATTCTTCAAACTGGCTGCCATGATCACTTCCGACTCTAACAATCTTAGAATCAAACTCATTTTGCACTTTAGAACAAAAATTAGTGAATGCAGAATGTGACTTATCCTTATGCTTTAGAAATAATACCCATGTCCAACGACTAAAGTCATCAACTATGACAAGTCCATACTTCTTACCATTAACTGATGCAGTCTTAACTGGTCCAAACAAGTCTGTGTGTAGAAGCTCCAATTGTTTAATCCACATCATAGTGTCAggtgtattttttttaaagatatagaCATTTTAAACcattatacatttttaaaaaatacatcaTAATTTAACCATTATACATTTTAATATAAGTGTTCATTTATTTCTagtaaattttttgaattttttttaattttgttaaaaaaaattaaaatgatataatattttttaactaatagatttttttattagaaatgtgGGTAACTTACGGGTAAGGGTACTTAAGTACCCACAAGGTGCGAGTAGGAGTATAAAGTTTGATGCTCGCAAAAATATGACCTCATACAAAGATTTTTTTTCAAACGGTAGGTACGGAGACGAATACTATAACACTCTACCCATTGTCATCCCTAATCAGTAATTTTTAATGTGAATAGAGATAGACTCAAATGTGAAATAGCAGCATTAAAGATTTCATATCTTTAGAAAATCGATAAAAGCCTCATCATTCTGATCTTGGACTTGTACAAAGAATTGAATTGGCAAATCTTCTTATTTTTAAGACAAGTACCACACAATTAAGGATGCtgtttctgaattttttttattttatttttaacagtAATTGAAGAAGTTTTTCAAGGCCTATCATGTCATGTTTCAATATGTACTTTTGCTACCGTTTAAAGACGTAGAAGATCTCATCAATGTAGTTTTTACTTGATTCCATGGTGATTTGTTAGTAtactatattaaatttttttccttagGAATATTTCAATTCATTAATTAGTTAAAATTAAGATTACACAGAAATAAAAGGCCAACGAACAAGTTTCACCGCTGCTCATTTTTGAATGGCAAATTCAATCATATTATGTTGAAAAATAATTACAAGTGTGAGTAGTGTGGATAAGTCCACATTGATTAGAAGTATGGAGACttacatttataagtgggagatgCCACTCAcctaacaccttaagattttgggtgaatatgtggtgtgtctttcacaaaggtgtgttgctcctAAAGCTAGTCCCCAAAGTTAAAAATGCTCCTCGCTTGACCCCCTGAATTGCGCCGCCAACAGATTCATTATCCTAGGTGACACAACATTGTTATGCATTAATCTTTGCACTATGTGTAAAAGATGCATCACTTCTAGTGCTAGAAAACCAAAAATGTCAAAGGCAAATGGTATAAAAGCGCACCACTTTTGGTGCTAGAAAACCAAAAATGTCAAAGGCAAATGGTATAAAAGCGCACCACTTTTGGTGCTAGAAAACAAAAAATGTCAAAGGCAAATGGTATAAAAGCATGTTTTTCCTCCTACCCATCCATACACTAGAACAACTGTTGGCCTAAAAGTCGATTTTCCTTCGTGTGGGTCAGTGAAGAAATTCACAGACACGTCTTTCTTCACATGTACCCCTGcatgcttaaatatattaaataggaCATCCCTAACAAAGTCATGTCGGTATTTGTATCCTACAAGCTCTTTGTAATGAATAGCGTGTTCCCCAAATATATCCAAGCACGCCTAGTGACAAATAGGGCAAATCCCATCAACGAGAATTAAGGGAATCATAAGTCGGTATTAAAGGATGATACGGTATTTTACTGGGGACATATGTGGACCTAGACCGTCAATAGGGGATAACAAGGAGAAAATCTTAAGCATGCGATGCTTGCAAACAACCAAAATCAACTTTATGATTT
The Vicia villosa cultivar HV-30 ecotype Madison, WI linkage group LG6, Vvil1.0, whole genome shotgun sequence genome window above contains:
- the LOC131612202 gene encoding MDIS1-interacting receptor like kinase 2-like is translated as MLPPTFIMILFIILFVLSTLSLPQSIAEATETESQALLKWKHTFDNQTQTLLSTWKNTTNPCTWRGIQCHKSNSVSTINLENFGLKGTLHSLTFSSLPNLTILNIYGNQFYGTIPPQIGNMSKIITLNFSQNSIDGSIPQELFTLKSLQNVDFSFCKLSGGISSSIANLTNLLYLDLGHNDFSGGFIPPEIGKLNKLWFLSIPESKLIGSIPQQIGLLTNLTYIDLSLNSLSGVIPETIGNLSKLNILVLSNNTKLSGPIPQSLWNLSSLNVIYFDKMNLSGSISDSIQNLVNLNQLALDLNRLSGSIPSTIGKLKNLVTLYLSTNHLTGSIPESIGNLINLQILSLQENNLTGTIPESIGNLKWLTTFEVATNKLHGRIPDGLYNITNWYSFVVSGNAFVGHLPSRICSGGKLRYLNADSNRFTGPVPTSLKNCSSIERITIQMNQIEGDISQDFGVYPKLRYLDLSDNKFHGHISTNWEKSLDLDTFQVSNNNISGVIPLELIGLTKLGRLHLSSNQLTGKLPKELGNRKSLVELKLSNNHFTDKIPTEIGSLQSLEELDLGGNELSGTIPEEVARLSSLRTLNLSRNKLEGSIPDQFGSSLGSLDLSGNFFSGKIPTALGGLVQLSMLNLSHNMLSGTIPQSFERSLDFVNISDNQLEGPLPKIPAFLSASFESLKNNKDLCGNITGLDPCPTSRSRKSKHVLRSVLIALGALILVVCSVGISMYILFRRKPAKEESQTPEETQRGVLFSIWSHDGKMMFENIIDATENFDDKHLIGVGSQGNVYKAELSSDLVVAVKKLHSVTDETKSYFSSKSFMSEIETLTGIKHRNIIKLHGFCSHSKFSFLVYKFMEGGSLDQMLNNDTQATAFDWEKRVNFVKGVANALSYLHHDCLPPIIHRDISSKNVLLNLDYEAHVSDFGTAKFLKPGLPSYTHFAGTFGYAAPELAQTMEVNEKCDVYSFGVLALEIIMGKHPGDLISLFLSPSTRSIANNMLLIDVLDQRPEQIKKPIDEEVILIAKLALAGLSQNPRSRPTMDQVSKMLAIGKTPLGNQLHMIRLGQLQSL